Proteins encoded by one window of Crassostrea angulata isolate pt1a10 chromosome 9, ASM2561291v2, whole genome shotgun sequence:
- the LOC128163164 gene encoding contactin-like produces MYAYNEIVQMCLNKNIGVVDEYPIPGAAPSKAPANVRRGKGKVGSLHIVWEPLPPKDQHGWGIGYIVEWRLPRQDVRTENSWEKEFLPGNVSEFVTTIPGRNQYYVQYEVRVTAYNMFGVGRSSPIQYIQSADDIPVAVPNMVWVEAYNSTALMVHWTPVPNTRDSMKGRLQGYKVNYWLRYGEDENQATQASFNGQIEQALVIGLLPDTWYYVSVQVYNDAGNGQKSEKYPQKTFRRAPRMYPTEVHVHSYSSDSVMVSFRGVSTQVEEEPLQGYKIRVWETFDNSKQAYDIDVGRAVSGIVSGIKRHSVYKMRVLGYSRGGDGAMSSPPTLFTLGGYIFYDSSSTLVLPAISSATVSSSYIITIVLTKICLYLNTISLEI; encoded by the exons ATGTATGCCTATAATGAAATTGTACAGATGTGCCTAAA tAAAAACATTGGTGTTGTAGATGAGTACCCAATCCCAGGAGCTGCCCCTTCTAAAGCTCCAGCAAATGTAAGAAGAGGGAAAGGAAAAGTGGGCAGTCTTCACATTGTATGGGAG CCCCTACCCCCAAAGGACCAGCATGGGTGGGGGATAGGATATATTGTGGAGTGGAGATTACCCCGACAGGATGTACGCACAGAAAATTCTTGGGAAAAG GAATTCCTGCCTGGTAATGTGAGCGAGTTTGTGACCACTATTCCTGGGAGGAACCAGTACTACGTCCAGTATGAGGTTCGAGTGACGGCCTACAACATGTTCGGGGTGGGGAGGTCCTCCCCCATACAGTACATCCAATCAGCTGATGACA TTCCGGTGGCTGTCCCCAACATGGTGTGGGTGGAGGCCTACAATAGCACCGCCCTCATGGTTCACTGGACCCCGGTCCCCAACACCAGGGACAGTATGAAAGGCAGACTCCAGGGATACAAG GTAAACTACTGGTTGCGGTATGGTGAGGACGAGAACCAGGCCACTCAGGCCAGCTTCAATGGACAAATAGAGCAGGCCCTGGTCATTGGTCTGCTGCCCGACACCTGGTACTATGTCTCTGTACAGGTGTACAACGACGCAGGCAACGGACAGAAGAGTGAGAAGTACCCACAGAAAACATTTAGAAGAG CCCCCAGGATGTACCCCACAGAAGTGCATGTCCACTCCTACAGCTCTGACTCGGTCATGGTCAGTTTCCGTGGAGTCTCCACCCAAGTAGAAGAGGAACCACTCCAAGGATACAAG ATTCGGGTTTGGGAGACGTTTGATAACTCCAAACAAGCCTACGATATAGATGTGGGTCGAGCTGTGAGTGGGATTGTGTCTGGGATAAAGAGGCATTCAGTCTACAAGATGAGGGTCCTGGGATACAGCAGGGGAGGGGATGGAGCCATGAGTTCCCCACCCACACTGTTCACTCTAG GTGGCTATATTTTCTACGACAGTTCCAGTACTTTAGTTCTCCCAGCCATTAGTTCCGCCACAGTTTCTTCTTCTTATATAATAACCATTGTGCTGACAAAGATATGTTTATACCTTAACACAATTTCTCTTGAAATTTAG